From Sporolactobacillus pectinivorans:
TGTAATGTCAACATATTTATAGACCGTACGCCGAATTTACAGGTGGAAAAATGGGCTTCATCATGACTATTTTCTTTATGGACATCTTCTGAATTGAAAGCGTCTGTTGACAATATGCAATTATTTTTTGACAAAATGTCATTTTAAGCTGTTATAATGCTTATGGATGAACAATGATCTTAACATAAAGTTCGTAAATGCCTTCCTACTTTAAAAAGAGGCTTAAAAAAAGAGAACAATAGAGATGAAGGCCATCCATGTCTGAAGCAAGAAATACTGACCAGATCGGTTCGCTGCTAAAAAAGTTGTTGAAACAGCGGTCATTATCTATGCGGGAACTTAATAAACTCACGAAAACTGATGTAGCCGCGACTCAAGAATAATAAACGGTAAACGGAAAGCTAGCCCGAAACATTTGTAAAAATTTGCTGAATCTCTCGGTGTCTCCGCTACCGATTTATTTGTATCGGCAGGTTATCTTCAGGACCGGAAGAACAAGCGGTACATTCAGATAATGATCTCCATTCATCCACCATTCAAAAGGTTCTCAAGTCCTCTAATCCGTTCAATCAAAAATTCACTTTTGACCGTCTGGAACATCAATTAGCCAATTATGAACAATTTTCAACAACAGAAGAGGGAAGAAAAATCATTTTGACGGATTTTGAGGAGAAGCTTCAGAAAGTAGGCAGTATTGATCTCTTCATCAGCCACCTAAAGAATATGTTTAAAAAAATTCGCCAGAAGAAGGAGACTCCGTATTAACTGGCGATAATGGAGGGTGCACTGCTCTATTTTACCTGTTGATGTCATTCCGGATTACATTTTTCCGATCGGCTATTTAGATGGCGCTATCGTTTACAAATTGCCATGCTGTCGCTTCAAAATAGAGTAATAGTACAAGACTTGCAAAGCGGCATTTCAGCAGAGATAATTAGTCCAAGTGTGCCAACCAAACTTACTACTGATCAGACGCGGCAAGTTCCCAGGTTTGTAACGAATCCTGTAGTTATTAGTCTAGGCGTCATCGGGGTCTGTAAAATTCAGAAATCATTTTTTCTGCAGCACCGGACTGAAATCTATACTTCATTTTTACTGTGCTATTGTACCATTAAATTTCGAACGATCATACTTGGAAGGGGACTCTTTTTTTATGACTATCTTGCAGACTTTGATCTTTGCTATCGTTCAGGGAATAGCTGAACTATTTCCTATCAGCAGCGTGGCTCACGGGGTACTTGTTCCCTACGTCTTTCACTGGAATTTAAGTCCGACATTTCTGAACCAACACTTCTTAGCTTATGTCGTCATGCTCCACCTGGGGACGGCGATTGCGTTGTTCCTGTTTTTCTGGAAAGACTGGTTCGCTATTATCCGTTCGCTCTTTACCGGGAGTAAAAGAGTTTTGCTGCTGCTTATTGTTGCAACAATTCCTGCCGGCGTCATCGGTGTAGTTCTTCAAAAGCCTATTACCCATATGTTCAGTAACGTAACCAGTGCGGCTATCTTTTTGCTGATTAATGGATTTTTCCTCTTCTTTGGAGAGAAAATCCGCTCGAGAGGACAAAAAAACATCGAGGATCTGACAATGGGGCAGGCTTTCATCATTGGCCTCTTCCAATCGCTCGCTCTTATCCCCGGATTTTCACGGTCCGGATCAAGCATGATTGCAGGATTTTGGATGGGACTTAAAACTGAATCTGCAGCTCGGTTTTCCATGATCATGGCGACGCCGATTATCGCGGGTGCCAGCATTCTCGAAGTACCTAAAATCTTAAAAGCCCATACTCCCGGACTGATGCAGATGTCTTTGCTGGGTGGCCTGATGGCTGGAATCTTCGCTTTCATCAGCATCTGGATCTTGATGAAATGGTTTAAGAAAAAAGAAATTCGGGCAATGCGGCCATTTGCCTATTATTGCTGGGCCGTCGGTGCACTCGTTTTAATCAGTCAATTATTATAATTTTTTTATTAATCCTGAAATACAGCCAAAGCAGTATATATAATGTGCAAACTTAGAGTAAAGAATCATCTCAAAAGCTATTGCATCAGAAAAGATATAAACGATAACCTTAAATTTTAACAAGGGAGCAGCAGTCGTGGCACAGATTAGCACAGACAGTGAATCACGTCATTCACTGAAAAAATCTAAAAAACATCATAAAGTTTTGCGCTATACTCTTTTAATTCTGGCGGCTCTGATACTGGTAGCGGCGGGTGTCTTTGCCTATGAATCACACCAATTAAGTCCACAGACTCATTTCAGTCACTTAAAAGCTATTGGGAGCCCTAATAAAAACAATAATGCGCTCAGTAAATATAAAGAAAAATCAGGCGTTTTCAATGTACTCCTCATTGGCTCCGACGCTCGCAAAACAGACCCGGCCGGGCATACAGATTCAATACTGCTTATTCATGCCGATTTGAACAATCATAAGTACGACGTGCTGAGTATTCCTCGCGACACGCGTGTCTATATGTCCGGATACGGCTACACAAAACTGACTAGTGTCCAGTACGTTTCACAGATTAATCACGGCACAAAGCAAGGAATTCTTGATGCTATAAGCGCTATCTCAAATCTCACCGGCGTTCCGGTCAACTATTATGCAGAAACGAATTACTGGGGCCTTCAGGACATGGTTGATGCGATCGGTGGAATACAGATGAATGTTCCTTTTAATGTCACACTGACTCATCCATGGTATCCCGAAGATAAAAACATGACCTTTTCTGCCGGGATGCACACGCTCAATGGTAAAATGGTAACCGAAATTGTACATGAACGCGATTCGGTCCCTGGAACTGATTACGGGCGCCAGCAGTTACAGGAAGCTGCGTTGATCGGCATTGCGAAAAAAGTAATGCAGCCTTCAAATATCACCAAATTGCCGGCCCTGTCTCAGTCTACATCAAAATTTCTTATTGGGACCAATATGACCACGGACGACATGATCAGTATGGGCCTGGGTGTCAGGAGTGATTTCCATCCGGAGCAGCAAATCCAATACCATCAAGTCAAAGGTCAAAATGCGGTCATGTACGATGACATTTTGAAAGCAAATAATGACGAGGTTGTCCTTGATCCCGGTCAATTAAAATCTGTTGTCCAGAAATATTTTACAAACTGAGTACAAGGAATTCCAAGTAATTTTTCAAAAACGATAAACTTTTAACAGTAAAAAGCCGCATTTTTCGATTGAAAAATACGGCTTTTTTTACTGTCCTGCGTAGAAACAAATTCAGAGAACGTCCAAAAGAGGAAATTACAAAAGACTAGACTGATATTTTCTTATAAGAGTTAGTCCTATTAATTTGAATACACAGTACGACTAAGCGTGTTCCATTCATTCGAAGGCATCATATCCAAATTCCAGAATCCAAAACCTGCCAGATGGTACTGATTGGATAAGTTTAAAAACGCTTTTATGGACCGGTCGTCTGTCAGCCAGGCCTCATAATTTTTATTTTGCTCGGAGTAGGAAAAATAATAGGTAGCATTGGCGGGCTGCCATTCTTCGGGATGATGCGTTTTCAGCAGATTGCTGGCGTATGCACTTGATAACGCCTGGCTGCCCAAACTTTTCCCGTCTACCCCCACCTGCCAAATTCTTGTATATGAAGGAAGTCCAAGCACCAGTTTCTGTGCCGGAATATCCGTCTGAATCAATTGTTCTATATTTTTTCTGAGCCATTGAAGCGAAGTGACCGGACCGGGGTAAGGATCCGTTGACCAATGTTCATCGTAGCCCATAAGAACAATATAATCACAATACATTCCGATAAGTTTGTTAAACGATAAATAACTATTTTGTCCGCCGAACATTTCCGGCTGCAAATCAATGGATAAAGTGATTTGATCCAGTTTCAAGGTTTTCGAAAAATCATTAATCAGCACTGTAAAAGCCGACCGGTCCTTTACAGCAACATTTTCGATGTCGAGATTGATCCCGTCTAAATGGCTCCTTTCCGCATCCAGTCTAATTTCCTGAATCACCTGCCCCATTTTATTCCGATCTGTAAGAAAACGGCTGATTTCTCCGGAAGATTGCTGCTGCATGGCCACCCTTCCCCATACCTTCTTCCCTTCACGATGTAAGCGAGTGATCATCTCAGGTGCCAATACTTGTTGTGTCCCATAGGAAGCGTTTATTGTGGCAAAAAGCGGAGAAATGATATCAAGATGCTTATATCCGGCTACTTGAGTATTGCTGCCGCTCAACCAACCAAGAGAAATCTCCTTTGCCTTCGTTGCTGTAGCTATTTTTCCTGTTGTCGAATGAAATGAACTGATTTCTGCATCCATCCAGTATATTGGTGCACTGACATTTTTAGCAGTTGTATCCTGATGAGGATAAAACGTTACAATGAGAGACGGAATGGCGAGCACAGGTACTGCTAACAGAATGGCAAAACGCAACATTAGCTTTATCAGTCGGTCTGTAGCATTTGATAGATCGTTTATAAGCATCACTCCTGACTGCATTGCTACTAATGAACCTATGTAAAAACACTCAAAAGTAGAATTGACAATCAGAGCCTGAATACTATTTTTGATAAAGACAACCTTTTCTTTTTTATATCATTATTGTCGCCTGTTTTACGATTGAACTTACTCTTTAGGTAGTGGTTGACGTCCACCTAACATTTTACTGCACTGGTTTCTTTTCATCAATCAGGTTTTTTTTAAACCAGTAAAACGCCAAAATCAAAGCAATAATTACCAGGATAAAAATGAGGCTGATCCGCTGCTGCCTTTGAAATACAGAGCCGGCAATGCCGAAGCCGATTATTAGAATTCCGATGATTCCTGAATAAGGCTGAAGCGGCATGGTCCAATGTTTAACCGAATAGGCTCGCCGGTTTTTCATATCAGAAAGAATGATGTTCAGCCAATTTAAAATAAGCATCGTACTGGAAGCCGTTGCCAGGTATTCATAAACAGATTTTGGCAGGAAATAAGAAAGGACATCGATGACAATTAACAGTCCCAACGTTAATAACAGCCCATAGACGGGGATATCTTTTTTATTTCGTTTATTAAATAATTGGGGTGCCGCATGATCCGAAGCCAGAGCAGCAAGGATGGATGTCATCGAGTAAAGTGCGCCGATCATCGTAGAAAAGGCTGCGGATAAAATGATCAAGTTGAACAGGCCGCTGACAAAGGAAATATGAGCGGCAGAAAGGGCGGTCACAAACGGGCTCTCCGAGGGACCAATTGATTTCCAATGAGCGATCGATAAGATGGAAACAACAGAAAGAAGGTAAATAACAATCAATGCAAAAACAAGTGTATAGCCTGCTTTCGTTACATCGCCTTCGTTTCGACACTTATTGGCAATCAAACCAACTATTTCAATGCCGCCAAATGAAAGCAGTACAAAAAGCATGCTCCCCCAGAAGCCGAAAAAACCATTCGGAAATAAGCCCGCCTGAAACGGATTATGGACAGACAAAGAATGTAAAAATGAGGGCCTATTCCCGATGATAAGCATGAATGCCATCAGTATGAAAGCAAAAAGAGCAGACAGTTTAAGGACAGCGAAGAAAGACTCTATTGTTCCGAAATCTTTAATCCCGAGCAGAATCACACCGATTCCAAAACAGGAATAACCGGTAAAAAACAGCCACAGAGGAACTGTGGGGAACCAAAAGCGGGTAAATGTGGATAAAGCTGTAATTTCGCTGGATACAATCAATAAGCCGGCGAACCAGTAAATCCACCCAAAGACGAAAGCGTACGCTTCACCATAGGCTTTTTCAGCATAAGTCCGAAACGATCCGCTTTCCGGATCATTTACTGTCATTTCTGCCAGTGCTGAGAATACAATCAAAGCGGCAAAGCCGGCGACTAAATAGCTCAGTAAAACGGACACACCGGCGGTACGGATCGATAAACCAGATCCGAGAAAAAAGCCGGCTCCAATAACCGAACTGATACCAATTAGACTGAGCTGCCACCATGAGAGATAAGAGCCCTTTCCAGACTGAACATTTTTCTGTTCCTGACGGTGAGCCATGTTTTGAATGGGATGATGGGACATTTTCATATGTTGGAGCCCCTCTTTCAAATATGCGTTATTGTAAACATCTCCGTTAAATTCATACATTACCATAAAAATTTTTCATTTGAAAGCTTCCTTAGCCAAGACCTGTTAACTAAGATAGCTCCAGCCACCAACGTATAATGATGTCGCATTTTACGTTTTGCTTTGCAAACCTCCCTTCGATTCCGAATTTCAATTTTATTATTTTGAAGGAATTTGTCTTTGCCACTCGAGATATCCAAAAAGAAGGGCTGAAAAAAAATAATTGTACCGCGTCGAATCAACTTTGCTTTTCGCTCTGGTTCACGCCGGTTTTA
This genomic window contains:
- a CDS encoding amino acid permease; translated protein: MKMSHHPIQNMAHRQEQKNVQSGKGSYLSWWQLSLIGISSVIGAGFFLGSGLSIRTAGVSVLLSYLVAGFAALIVFSALAEMTVNDPESGSFRTYAEKAYGEAYAFVFGWIYWFAGLLIVSSEITALSTFTRFWFPTVPLWLFFTGYSCFGIGVILLGIKDFGTIESFFAVLKLSALFAFILMAFMLIIGNRPSFLHSLSVHNPFQAGLFPNGFFGFWGSMLFVLLSFGGIEIVGLIANKCRNEGDVTKAGYTLVFALIVIYLLSVVSILSIAHWKSIGPSESPFVTALSAAHISFVSGLFNLIILSAAFSTMIGALYSMTSILAALASDHAAPQLFNKRNKKDIPVYGLLLTLGLLIVIDVLSYFLPKSVYEYLATASSTMLILNWLNIILSDMKNRRAYSVKHWTMPLQPYSGIIGILIIGFGIAGSVFQRQQRISLIFILVIIALILAFYWFKKNLIDEKKPVQ
- a CDS encoding glycosyl hydrolase family 18 protein, with product MLINDLSNATDRLIKLMLRFAILLAVPVLAIPSLIVTFYPHQDTTAKNVSAPIYWMDAEISSFHSTTGKIATATKAKEISLGWLSGSNTQVAGYKHLDIISPLFATINASYGTQQVLAPEMITRLHREGKKVWGRVAMQQQSSGEISRFLTDRNKMGQVIQEIRLDAERSHLDGINLDIENVAVKDRSAFTVLINDFSKTLKLDQITLSIDLQPEMFGGQNSYLSFNKLIGMYCDYIVLMGYDEHWSTDPYPGPVTSLQWLRKNIEQLIQTDIPAQKLVLGLPSYTRIWQVGVDGKSLGSQALSSAYASNLLKTHHPEEWQPANATYYFSYSEQNKNYEAWLTDDRSIKAFLNLSNQYHLAGFGFWNLDMMPSNEWNTLSRTVYSN
- a CDS encoding DUF1232 domain-containing protein → MHCSILPVDVIPDYIFPIGYLDGAIVYKLPCCRFKIE
- a CDS encoding LCP family protein; the encoded protein is MAQISTDSESRHSLKKSKKHHKVLRYTLLILAALILVAAGVFAYESHQLSPQTHFSHLKAIGSPNKNNNALSKYKEKSGVFNVLLIGSDARKTDPAGHTDSILLIHADLNNHKYDVLSIPRDTRVYMSGYGYTKLTSVQYVSQINHGTKQGILDAISAISNLTGVPVNYYAETNYWGLQDMVDAIGGIQMNVPFNVTLTHPWYPEDKNMTFSAGMHTLNGKMVTEIVHERDSVPGTDYGRQQLQEAALIGIAKKVMQPSNITKLPALSQSTSKFLIGTNMTTDDMISMGLGVRSDFHPEQQIQYHQVKGQNAVMYDDILKANNDEVVLDPGQLKSVVQKYFTN
- a CDS encoding undecaprenyl-diphosphate phosphatase, translated to MTILQTLIFAIVQGIAELFPISSVAHGVLVPYVFHWNLSPTFLNQHFLAYVVMLHLGTAIALFLFFWKDWFAIIRSLFTGSKRVLLLLIVATIPAGVIGVVLQKPITHMFSNVTSAAIFLLINGFFLFFGEKIRSRGQKNIEDLTMGQAFIIGLFQSLALIPGFSRSGSSMIAGFWMGLKTESAARFSMIMATPIIAGASILEVPKILKAHTPGLMQMSLLGGLMAGIFAFISIWILMKWFKKKEIRAMRPFAYYCWAVGALVLISQLL